The proteins below are encoded in one region of Amorphus orientalis:
- a CDS encoding 2-hydroxychromene-2-carboxylate isomerase, producing the protein MSAIDFFYEFASTYSYLTAERIEARAADAGVEVRWRPFLLGPIFQAQGWDSSPFNIYPAKGAYMWRDVARLAEARGLGFVRPDPFPQTSLRAARCVLAVDPAERPAASRAIFRAEFADGAQISDEVVLRRALEAAGVDADATLAAAATDPVKAALRANTDEAIAKGVFGAPSFVTEDGELFWGDDRLEDALAWASESVARRP; encoded by the coding sequence ATGTCCGCGATCGATTTCTTCTACGAGTTCGCCTCGACCTATTCCTACCTCACCGCGGAGCGCATCGAGGCGCGCGCGGCGGACGCGGGTGTGGAGGTACGCTGGCGCCCCTTTCTGCTCGGCCCCATCTTTCAGGCCCAGGGCTGGGACTCCTCGCCGTTCAACATCTATCCCGCCAAGGGCGCCTATATGTGGCGCGATGTTGCCCGTCTCGCCGAAGCGCGCGGTCTCGGCTTCGTCCGCCCCGATCCCTTTCCCCAGACCAGCCTGCGCGCCGCCCGCTGCGTCCTTGCCGTCGACCCGGCCGAGAGGCCGGCCGCAAGCCGGGCGATCTTCCGGGCGGAATTCGCCGACGGTGCCCAGATCTCCGACGAGGTCGTCCTGCGGCGCGCTTTGGAAGCGGCCGGTGTCGACGCGGACGCGACGCTTGCCGCCGCCGCCACCGATCCGGTGAAGGCCGCGCTGCGCGCGAACACCGACGAAGCCATCGCAAAGGGCGTGTTCGGGGCGCCGAGCTTCGTGACCGAAGACGGCGAACTCTTCTGGGGTGACGACCGTCTCGAGGACGCGCTGGCGTGGGCCAGCGAAAGTGTGGCGCGGCGGCCATAG
- a CDS encoding DUF3833 family protein has translation MSLLRWLAIPALAVILAGCMTTPDADVPPKVEALTLESFFVGRTSGEGRFESDIAGVDRSFTIRTRGTWDGRTLTLREDFRFDDGETDRKTWRFTKQADGSYKGTREDVIGVADVWQDGKTVRLSYDAEVVGKNGKRRVLSFEDVLVPQSRDVVVNKAIVSKYGVPVATVDVVFRRNPR, from the coding sequence ATGTCCCTGCTTCGCTGGCTCGCCATCCCCGCCCTCGCCGTTATCCTGGCCGGCTGCATGACGACGCCGGACGCGGACGTGCCGCCGAAGGTGGAGGCGCTGACGCTGGAATCCTTCTTCGTCGGCCGGACCAGCGGCGAAGGCCGGTTCGAGAGCGACATTGCCGGCGTCGACCGATCGTTCACGATCAGGACACGGGGCACCTGGGACGGCCGGACCCTCACCCTGCGGGAGGATTTCCGCTTCGACGACGGCGAGACAGACCGCAAGACCTGGCGCTTCACCAAGCAGGCCGATGGCAGCTACAAGGGCACCCGCGAGGACGTGATCGGGGTGGCCGACGTCTGGCAGGACGGAAAGACCGTCCGGCTGTCCTATGACGCGGAAGTCGTCGGCAAGAACGGGAAGCGCCGCGTCCTGTCGTTCGAGGACGTGCTGGTGCCCCAGTCCCGCGACGTGGTGGTCAACAAGGCGATCGTCAGCAAGTACGGCGTGCCGGTCGCAACGGTGGATGTGGTCTTCCGTCGGAACCCGAGATAG
- a CDS encoding primosomal protein N', translated as MTDLFGTAPRASGRRDHRVSVLVPVAVDAPYTYASDRALAPGTVVAVPLGTREVLGCVWDDPPDETIGHNRIREVSRIFDCPPIADDLRRFVDWVAAWTLGTRGMILRMVLRVPDALEPEPPIKAVRATGTAPERRTDARARVLEMMSDGMAWSKSGLATAAGVSPSVVDGLVAQGCLEAVLIPPSTAYAVPDPEARPPKLFDAQRHAADSLVTAVAADRFSVSLLDGVTGSGKTEVFLEAVAETVRRGRQSLILMPEISLTNVVIDRIERRFAARPAEWHSAVPPRQRARVWRGVAEGRVPIVVGARSALFLPFADLGLVIVDEEHDPAYKQEDRVSYHARDMAIVRGREGGFPVILSSATPSIESRVNADQGRYRRLHLPTRIAGSEMPEVTAIDMRRDGPEQGQWISPRLASAAERVLADGRQVLFFLNRRGYAPLTLCRTCGHRFVCPNCSTWLVDHRLRGRLECHHCGHSEKRPEACPECGDLDSLVACGPGVERIAEEVRARHPDSRILVLSSDLPGGSDRLRRELQLVADGGVDIIVGTQLVAKGHTFPNLALVGVVDADLGLANGDPRAAERTFQLLTQVTGRAGRTGGTGEGMLQTYAPEHPVIKALVSGDREAFYREEVAARRNAGLPPFGRLAAIVVSGPDKHEAESYARALARAAPRSDAVEVLGPAEAALAVLRGRYRFRLLARAPRSVDLQAYLRDWLAAGPRPRGALKCMVDVDPQSFL; from the coding sequence GTGACGGATCTGTTCGGCACGGCGCCGAGGGCGAGCGGCCGGCGCGATCATCGCGTCTCGGTGCTGGTTCCGGTGGCCGTCGACGCCCCCTACACCTATGCCAGCGACCGGGCGCTCGCGCCGGGAACCGTGGTCGCTGTGCCGCTGGGCACGCGCGAGGTACTGGGCTGCGTCTGGGACGATCCGCCGGACGAGACCATCGGCCACAACCGGATCCGGGAGGTCAGCCGGATCTTCGACTGCCCGCCGATCGCCGACGATCTGCGCCGGTTCGTGGACTGGGTCGCGGCGTGGACCCTGGGCACCCGGGGCATGATCCTCAGAATGGTGCTGAGGGTGCCGGACGCGCTGGAGCCGGAGCCGCCGATCAAGGCGGTGCGCGCCACCGGAACCGCGCCGGAGCGACGCACCGACGCCCGCGCCCGGGTTCTGGAGATGATGAGCGACGGGATGGCCTGGTCCAAGTCGGGTCTTGCGACCGCGGCGGGGGTGTCCCCCTCGGTGGTCGACGGGCTGGTGGCCCAGGGCTGTCTCGAAGCCGTCCTCATCCCGCCGAGCACGGCCTATGCGGTCCCCGATCCCGAGGCGCGGCCCCCAAAACTCTTCGACGCCCAGCGCCATGCGGCCGACAGTCTGGTGACGGCCGTCGCGGCCGACCGGTTCTCCGTGTCGCTGCTGGACGGCGTCACCGGCTCCGGCAAGACGGAGGTGTTTCTGGAGGCGGTGGCGGAAACCGTCCGGCGGGGCCGCCAGAGCCTGATCCTGATGCCGGAAATCTCGCTTACCAACGTGGTCATCGACCGGATCGAGCGACGATTCGCGGCGCGGCCGGCCGAATGGCATTCCGCCGTGCCGCCGCGCCAAAGGGCCAGGGTGTGGCGTGGCGTCGCAGAGGGACGGGTGCCGATCGTCGTCGGCGCACGCTCGGCCCTGTTCCTGCCGTTTGCCGATCTCGGTCTGGTGATCGTCGACGAGGAGCACGACCCCGCCTACAAGCAGGAGGACCGGGTCAGCTACCACGCCCGCGACATGGCGATCGTACGCGGGCGCGAAGGCGGCTTTCCGGTCATCCTGTCGTCGGCGACACCGTCCATCGAGAGCCGGGTCAACGCCGACCAGGGACGCTACCGCCGGCTGCATCTGCCGACCCGGATCGCCGGGTCGGAAATGCCGGAGGTGACGGCGATCGACATGCGCCGCGACGGTCCGGAGCAGGGCCAGTGGATCTCGCCCCGGCTCGCATCGGCCGCCGAGCGGGTGCTGGCGGACGGCCGCCAGGTTCTCTTTTTCCTGAACCGGCGCGGCTATGCGCCTTTGACGCTGTGCCGGACCTGCGGCCACCGCTTCGTCTGCCCGAACTGCTCGACCTGGCTGGTGGATCACCGGCTGCGCGGTCGCCTGGAGTGCCATCATTGCGGCCACAGCGAGAAGCGGCCGGAGGCGTGCCCCGAATGCGGCGATCTGGACAGCCTCGTCGCCTGCGGGCCTGGCGTGGAGCGGATCGCGGAAGAAGTGCGCGCGCGCCATCCCGACAGCCGCATTCTCGTGCTCTCGTCCGACCTGCCGGGCGGGTCGGACCGGCTGCGCCGGGAACTGCAGCTGGTGGCGGACGGCGGTGTGGATATCATCGTCGGCACCCAGCTGGTCGCCAAGGGCCACACCTTTCCCAACCTGGCGCTGGTCGGCGTCGTGGATGCGGATCTGGGGCTCGCCAACGGCGATCCGCGCGCGGCGGAGCGCACCTTTCAGCTCCTGACCCAGGTGACCGGCCGGGCCGGACGCACCGGCGGGACGGGCGAGGGGATGCTGCAGACCTATGCGCCGGAGCATCCGGTGATCAAGGCGCTGGTCTCCGGCGACCGGGAGGCGTTCTACCGGGAGGAGGTGGCGGCCCGACGCAATGCCGGCCTGCCCCCGTTCGGACGGCTCGCGGCGATCGTCGTGTCCGGTCCGGACAAGCACGAGGCCGAATCCTATGCCCGGGCGCTCGCCCGCGCCGCGCCGAGATCCGATGCCGTCGAGGTCCTGGGTCCGGCCGAGGCGGCACTCGCGGTGCTGCGCGGACGCTACCGGTTCCGGCTCCTGGCCCGCGCGCCGCGTTCGGTGGATCTGCAGGCCTATCTGCGCGACTGGCTCGCCGCCGGTCCGCGTCCGCGCGGCGCGCTGAAGTGCATGGTCGACGTCGATCCGCAAAGTTTTCTGTGA
- a CDS encoding tyrosine recombinase XerC, producing MTAPIQIMAPDLAAEVRSWLAHLAGERRLAGHTLEAYERDVRQLCGFLTEHLGAPPAIADLAGLETRDVRAFFARRRMGGASTRTVGRGLAGVRSFVTYLEKKELLSADAVRLVSAPKTSKRLPRPVGIPDARAMLEAAGDHEEPWIAARDAAILTLLYGAGLRIAEALSLPRSDAPTDPAIALRVTGKGGRVRLVPVLPAIAEATTAYLGLVPFHLEPDDQLFRGAKGGPLSPRIVQRTVAHLRGALGLPDSATPHALRHAFATHLLAAGGDLRAIQELLGHASLSTTQGYTQVDTAHLLESYAKAHPRA from the coding sequence ATGACGGCACCGATCCAGATCATGGCGCCGGATCTCGCCGCCGAGGTCCGGTCCTGGCTGGCCCATCTGGCCGGCGAGCGGCGGCTGGCCGGCCATACGCTCGAAGCCTACGAGCGCGACGTGCGTCAGCTCTGCGGATTTCTCACCGAGCATCTTGGCGCACCGCCCGCCATCGCCGATCTCGCCGGACTTGAAACCCGGGACGTGCGCGCCTTCTTCGCCCGGCGTCGCATGGGCGGCGCCTCGACGCGGACCGTCGGGCGCGGGCTCGCCGGGGTCCGCTCCTTCGTCACCTATCTGGAAAAGAAGGAGCTCCTGTCGGCCGATGCGGTCCGGCTGGTGTCCGCACCGAAGACCTCGAAGCGGCTGCCCCGGCCGGTGGGCATTCCCGACGCCCGGGCCATGCTGGAGGCCGCCGGCGATCACGAGGAGCCGTGGATTGCGGCCCGGGACGCAGCGATCCTGACGCTTCTCTACGGCGCCGGCCTGCGCATCGCCGAGGCCCTGTCGCTGCCCCGCAGCGATGCCCCCACCGATCCCGCCATCGCGCTCCGCGTCACCGGCAAGGGCGGACGGGTCCGCCTGGTCCCGGTCCTGCCGGCGATCGCCGAGGCGACCACCGCCTATCTGGGTCTCGTTCCCTTCCATCTGGAGCCCGACGACCAGCTCTTCCGCGGCGCCAAGGGCGGCCCGCTGTCGCCGCGCATCGTCCAGCGCACCGTCGCCCATCTGCGCGGCGCGCTGGGCCTGCCCGACAGCGCGACGCCGCATGCGCTGCGGCATGCTTTCGCAACCCATCTGCTGGCGGCCGGCGGCGACCTGCGCGCCATCCAGGAACTGCTCGGACACGCCAGCCTGTCGACCACCCAGGGCTACACCCAGGTCGACACCGCCCATCTTCTCGAGAGCTACGCCAAGGCGCATCCCCGCGCCTGA
- the fsa gene encoding fructose-6-phosphate aldolase: MKFFVDTADVAEIRALAETGLLDGVTTNPSLIMKSGRPMTDVIAEICEIVPGPVSAEVAATDADEMIAEGRKLAKIASNVTVKVPLTWAGLKACRTLSGEGTMVNVTLCFSAVQALLAAKAGASFISPFIGRLDDIGLDGMQLIQEIRQVYDNYPALETELLAASLRTSNHVRDCALAGADVATIPPAIIHKLVEHPLTDKGLDAFLSDWKKTGQSIL; encoded by the coding sequence ATGAAATTTTTCGTCGACACGGCCGATGTAGCCGAGATTCGCGCCCTTGCGGAGACCGGTCTTCTGGACGGGGTAACCACGAACCCGTCCCTGATCATGAAATCCGGCCGGCCGATGACCGATGTGATCGCGGAAATCTGCGAGATCGTGCCCGGTCCGGTGAGCGCGGAAGTCGCCGCGACCGATGCGGACGAGATGATCGCCGAAGGCCGCAAGCTCGCCAAGATCGCCTCGAACGTGACGGTGAAGGTGCCGCTGACATGGGCCGGGCTGAAGGCCTGCCGCACGCTCTCCGGCGAGGGCACCATGGTCAACGTGACGCTGTGCTTTTCCGCCGTTCAGGCGCTGCTGGCCGCCAAGGCGGGCGCGAGCTTCATCTCGCCCTTCATCGGCCGCCTCGACGATATCGGCCTGGACGGGATGCAGCTCATCCAGGAAATCCGACAGGTCTACGACAACTATCCGGCGCTGGAGACCGAGCTTCTGGCCGCCTCGCTGCGTACCTCCAACCACGTGCGCGACTGCGCGCTGGCGGGAGCCGACGTGGCGACGATCCCGCCGGCCATCATCCACAAGCTCGTCGAGCATCCGCTGACCGACAAGGGCCTCGATGCCTTCCTGTCCGACTGGAAGAAGACCGGTCAGTCGATCCTCTGA
- a CDS encoding VOC family protein, producing MIDHIGFAVGDYEKAKAFYTAALAPLGIAAVMEVGPEQTAHGGHAIGFGRGFKPEFWIATGGPSPQMHIALLAEDRAQVDAFYRAALEAGATDNGAPGLRPQYHPDYYGAFVIDPEGHNLEAVCHGPA from the coding sequence ATTATCGATCACATCGGATTTGCGGTTGGGGACTATGAAAAGGCAAAGGCGTTCTACACGGCTGCCCTCGCGCCGCTCGGCATCGCCGCGGTGATGGAGGTCGGGCCGGAGCAGACGGCGCACGGCGGCCATGCGATCGGGTTCGGCCGCGGCTTCAAGCCGGAATTCTGGATCGCGACAGGCGGGCCCTCGCCGCAGATGCACATCGCGCTCCTGGCCGAGGACAGAGCACAGGTCGACGCCTTCTACCGCGCGGCGCTCGAGGCGGGGGCGACCGACAACGGGGCACCCGGCCTGCGGCCCCAGTATCATCCGGACTACTACGGCGCCTTCGTGATCGATCCCGAGGGCCACAATCTCGAGGCCGTGTGCCACGGGCCGGCCTGA